The Syngnathus acus chromosome 2, fSynAcu1.2, whole genome shotgun sequence genomic interval agatttttattttcacgcCAAGTGCACCGTCTAACTTGGGGCTctgtgattgttttgttttgaaaagtctgtttaagaactttttttttttttaaactacaaTAAAAGCATGTGCAAAAAAGTGCAACTATGTATCTGGAAATTATACGTAGGTAGCCACTGTACGGGGACGGGCAAGAGTGGAGGAGCAGGAAGGGGCTGGAGTTGGATGAGGAGGAGCCTGTAAGCGGCTATAAAATGGCGGTTTGTCGTCTCTTAGGTCCTTCTTCCTCACTAAGTGAATACCCCTTGCCATCATGGGTTTCGGTGACCTGAAAGCACCATCTGGACTCAAAGTGCTGAATGATTTCCTAGCGGATCGCAGCTACATAGAagggtcagtgcagctgcggCAGTATACACATCCACATCCAGTTTAAAACGGGTGGATGTCCCAAGAATTCCAACGTGTCCTCGTTACCGGCGGCGCCATTTTGAAAACGCGTGGCTAACGTCTAGCATTTACAAGCTAAACGATGTGAATAAGAACCTAACAGGGAAGTTTAATGTAGTTAATTGAATGCGGCAAACGTATGGTCAAGACTACTTTGAGGACCGATGCGTTGGGTTTTTGCACGTTGCGCTTTGTTGACTAAATGAGATTCTGCAGCTATGAGCCACATGCTAGTGATGAATGCATAGCGTGTCGCTAAAGTCTGGACACGTAGGCATAACATTTCCCACTGTGATTAATTACTTTGGAgtcttgacctaatgttttcAATATCTATTATCTGAGAGGGCACAATTCGCTTGACTTGGATACaataatttcacatttctgaTTATTTTAGTGCACTCACTCGAGTGCAGTCGTTTgttaaatgtgattttcattTAGCATACCTGCAATAAAAGTTTATCTATCTGATACCTATTCCCTTCCTCTGTCTATCATCTAAACACTTCTTCAAATACTTTGCTCACAGTCCTGCCATCATGACCAGCATTCACTGCAATAGCGTAGTGTTAATCACAAACAAGACAGATTGTTCCTTAAAAGTATATGCTGTAAGTCACTGTAACGTTTGAACTTTAATataggagaaaagaaaatgtacttGAATACCTGTTCAGTTAAATCGCTATTAAAATGTGCACTAGCTAAATGAAAGTAGCACCTATAAATGTTGAAGAAACACTGacttaattaaaatgtattgcagTGATTCAAACTAAAAGGGAACCTGCTTACCCCCAGTGTTACTGTTACATTGAGGATCATAGATCGATAACttatcctcaaagaaaatcaTTGTGGTCAAGCGCTATGCTATATTTAATCCCTGGAAAGGGAAAGAATGTATAGTGAAACAACTCAACGCCAACTCATTTACATGTTTACTGCAAAGCATAATTTGGAATACTTTGCTTCTTTCCAGGATTTATACAGTCTGGTGACAGGACTAACCTCATCTTTATTTGTAGGCATGTGCCTTCCCAGGCAgatgttgctgtttttgagGCAATCTCAGCCCCACCCCCATCGGACCTTTGCCATGCCCTACGTTGGTTCAACCATATCAAGTCCTATCAGAGCCAGAAGAATAGGTGTGTACTGTTGCCGTAGTGACAGACAGAAGCTCTCTGGGACTGTAGCTAAACCGCCTGTTTTGTCAGTCTTCCAGGTGTGAAGAAACCTTTGGGTCAATATGGCCCAGCGGGTGTAGGTGACTCCACTGCAGCAGTCGCTCAAAAGGCAGCTgatgacgatgacgacgatgatgttGATCTGTTTGGCTCTGACGATGAGGTGAGGACGTAACTACAGGGCtattaattatttgtgttgctGCCAAACTGCTCCACACTTCTGCCTATTTATCAATAACACAGTGAAAATGAGTGGTGTGAATATTCAGATGTCAACTTGAAATGGTTGGCCTCAACTCGTTAATGCTAACCTGCCATCTGTCGTGTTGTAGGAGGATGCAGAGGCCGCAAGGCTGAAGGAGGAGCGTGTCGCAGCGTATGCCGCCAAGAAATCAACCAGTAAgtgacaacttttttttttcttcccagttTTAAGTTCGACACCAATACCGCTGGTGTCAGTCTTAGGTTTGGACTCTTCATGAtgattatcaaaccatctttCGGCTGACGTGTGATGTACGCTATACTTACCTGACAGTGTCCAAGGCATGGCCTAGTATAACTAGCTGTTAAGTTGTTGGTGGTAATTGACCCTGCCCTCCGTCCATTCAGAACCTGCCCTCATTGCCAAATCCTCGATTCTTTTGGATGTCAAACCATGGGATGACGAGACTGACATGGCCAAGTTGGAGGAGTGCGTCCGCAGCATTCAGATGGATGGACTCGTGTGGGGACAATGTAAGCGAGTGGCGGTAGAAGTGTCTCTGGATTTCAGGCCGTGCACCACTTAATGATGATTCTTTCACCATCTTTCGGCTGAAGATTGTGATGCCGCTCAAATTATCTGAAACAATTGGTGGAGTTCAGTTAGCCTCTAAATGTCGACGTGAATCCATCATGTTAATTTGTTGCTGTTCTCCGACAGCAAAACTATTACCAGTGGGATATGGCATCAGAAAGTTGCAGATCAACTGTGTGGTCGAGGACGATAAGGTGAGTAATGGGCTGTCATGACACTgaagtaaataaatgtttccttCCTAATGTTCCAGAAAAGTTTTTCTCAAACTTGTTAGACAaagtatttgttaaaaaaattttgACTGTCCAAGTACCAAtgcaataaatattaaaattcaGTAGTGACTGGacccaaaaaacatttggcaaAGTTTCAACATTAGCACTGTCTCATTTATATA includes:
- the eef1b2 gene encoding elongation factor 1-beta is translated as MGFGDLKAPSGLKVLNDFLADRSYIEGHVPSQADVAVFEAISAPPPSDLCHALRWFNHIKSYQSQKNSLPGVKKPLGQYGPAGVGDSTAAVAQKAADDDDDDDVDLFGSDDEEDAEAARLKEERVAAYAAKKSTKPALIAKSSILLDVKPWDDETDMAKLEECVRSIQMDGLVWGQSKLLPVGYGIRKLQINCVVEDDKVGTDILEEQITAFEDFVQSMDVAAFNKI